A single genomic interval of Arachis duranensis cultivar V14167 chromosome 7, aradu.V14167.gnm2.J7QH, whole genome shotgun sequence harbors:
- the LOC107458424 gene encoding protein FAR1-RELATED SEQUENCE 5-like, with the protein MQLLIVLAIMFDVNSCATEQVVREKKCYATTGKIRKQKPETRTNCNAMLSIYLDKSCSMWKVRKMVEDHNHPLIPLKLVHQIPNHRTMTDADKAQVDSMHRHGLPPSKIMGLIAGQAGGYEFAGFTKKDLDNYIERNLRSKIIEGDVNATLNYLHGKAEDAPMMIVRHSLTDDDKLEHLFWADDLSRFDYQYFGDVLAFDSTYRKNKYNRPLVIFSGTNHHRQTCIFGFGLLADEQTKSYKWLLDNFSEAMMNKHSSLVITDGDNAMKSAIEEVFPNATHRLCAWHLYKNAVSHIKDTEFREKFKKCLYAKFECDEFEEYWHDMVERFNLVGNDWVEKQYRRKEQWATAYLSSKFCAGFRTTSRCEGINSFIKSFVDSRDSILALVQNLERALRDYRNNEIVAEFKTINGEHVPTTGLHSLERHAASVYTREIFWKILEEIKSVAALDIVSSGSRSTTTEYKIIKYGRPDHEYIVLYDQDTQKMIKEFPETLILKRWTKDVKKIDDDQGNINGKEDDERSILMRIGALSVASSRMIYLGGIKLSHFPYMVPFPVIDGCYSMRMIRFFILTGHAEYTQSNKE; encoded by the exons ATGCAGCTGCTGATAGTACTGGCAATTATGTTCGACGTAAATTCTTGTGCAACAGAGCAGGTGGTGAGAGAGAAGAAATGCTATGCAACTACTGGTAAAATAAGAAAGCAGAAACCTGAGACCAGAACAAATTGTAATGCAATGTTGTCAATTTATCTTGACAAGAGTTGTTCAATGTGGAAAGTCAGAAAGATGGTAGAGGATCATAACCATCCTTTGATACCTCTTAAATTAGTTCACCAAATTCCAAATCATCGTACAATGACAGATGCAGACAAGGCACAAGTGGATAGTATGCATAGACATGGTCTCCCACCTTCGAAGATCATGGGTCTTATTGCTGGACAAGCCGGTGGTTATGAATTTGCTGGTTTTACAAAAAAAGATTTGGATAACTATATTGAAAGAAATCTACGTTCAAAGATCATTGAAGGAGATGTAAATGCAACTCTTAATTATTTGCATGGAAAAGCAGAGGATGCACCAATGATGATTGTGAGACATAGTTTAACAGATGATGATAAATTGGAGCATTTATTCTGGGCGGATGATTTAAGTCGATTTGACTATCAATATTTTGGTGATGTTCTAGCATTTGATTCTACCTACAGAAAAAATAAGTATAATAGGCCGCTAGTTATCTTTTCAGGCACAAACCATCATCGCCAAACTTGTATTTTTGGCTTCGGTTTGCTAGCAGATGAACAAACAAAATCATACAAGTGGTTACTAGATAACTTTTCAGAGGCGATGATGAATAAGCATTCGAGTCTTGTCATAACAGATGGTGATAATGCCATGAAGAGTGCAATTGAAGAAGTTTTTCCAAATGCTACCCATAGATTGTGTGCTTGGCATCTGTATAAAAATGCAGTATCTCATATCAAGGACACAGAATTTCGTGAGAAATTTAAGAAATGCTTGTATGCCAAATTTGAATGTGATGAATTTGAAGAGTATTGGCATGACATGGTTGAAAGGTTTAATCTTGTGGGAAACGACTGGGTAGAAAAACAATATAGAAGGAAAGAACAGTGGGCTACTGCTTATTTGAGTAGCAAGTTCTGCGCTGGATTTAGAACTACATCCAGATGTGAAGGTATAAATTCTTTCATTAAAAGCTTTGTTGACTCAAGGGATAGTATACTTGCATTGGTGCAAAACCTTGAACGTGCTTTAAGGGACTACAGAAATAATGAGATTGTTGCtgaattcaaaacaataaatggAGAACATGTGCCCACAACAGGTTTACATTCTCTCGAGCGTCATGCTGCATCAGTGTATACTAGGgagatattttggaaaatattAGAAGAGATTAAAAGTGTGGCAGCTTTGGATATTGTGTCGTCTGGTAGTCGTTCAACAACTACAGAGTACAAGATCATCAAGTATGGAAGACCTGATCATGAGTACATTGTTTTATATGATCAAGATACTCAAAAAATG ATTAAGGAATTCCCAGAAACTCTTATATTAAAAAGATGGACTAAAGACGTTAAAAAAATTGACGATGATCAAGGTAACATAAACGGAAAAGAGGATGATGAAAGGAGCATTCTGATGCGGATAGGTGCATTATCAGTTGCTAGTTCTCGTATGATATACTTAGGAGGCATAAAATTGTCTCATTTTCCTTATATGGTCCCATTCCCAGTCATAGATGGTTGCTACAG CATGCGAATGAttcgattttttattttgacagGCCATGCAGAATACACACAGTCAAATAAGGAGTGA
- the LOC107458448 gene encoding histone H4: MSGRGKGGKGLGKGGAKRHRKVLRDNIQGITKPAIRRLARRGGVKRISGLIYEETRGVLKIFLENVIRDAVTYTEHARRKTVTAMDVVYALKRQGRTLYGFGG; encoded by the coding sequence ATGTCAGGTCGCGGAAAGGGTGGCAAGGGATTGGGAAAAGGAGGAGCCAAGAGGCATCGTAAGGTTCTCCGCGATAACATTCAGGGAATCACGAAGCCTGCGATTCGGAGGCTAGCGAGAAGAGGTGGCGTGAAACGAATCAGTGGTTTGATCTATGAAGAGACTCGTGGTGTTCTTAAGATCTTTTTGGAGAACGTGATTCGTGATGCGGTGACATACACGGAGCACGCAAGGAGGAAGACGGTGACGGCCATGGATGTTGTTTACGCTCTGAAGAGGCAGGGAAGGACCCTCTATGGGTTTGGAGGCTGA